The genomic segment GAGGCTGGACTGCTACACTCTTCTTTTGAGGAAAAGGGGTTCAGCCAAGTGAGCATTACCCTTAAGAAAGGAAAGCTTGACATTGATAAGAAACTGAGAATTTGTGATCTGACCCCAACTGTTACACATCAGAGAGTTTCAACAGAGGAAAGAACCTATAGGTGCAAGGCATGTGGCCAGAGCTTCAAACAGAAGTCAGGACTTACTCAGCATCAGAAAATCCATACCGTAAAGAGAAGCTGTTAGTGCAATGAATGCGGAAAGGTCTTCACCAGGAGCTCTAACTTGGTTATACGTCAGAGAATTCACACGGGAAGGAAGCCTTATGTTGGTGGTGACTAAGGCAAAGATTTTAGCTGAGCTCCAATCTCATGTGACATCCACGAATTCATACCAAGGAGAATCCCTATGAATGTAATCAGTGTGGAAGAGCTTTCAGGGAAAGCTCAAATCTTATCCTGCACCAGAGAATTCATAGTGGAGGGAAGCCATATgtatgtaatgaatgtgggaaggccttcaatCAAAGCTCAGATCTTATTATCCATCACAGCATTCACagtggagagaaaccctatgaatgtaatgactgtgggaaagcattcagtcaGAGCTCCCATCTTGTTAACcaccagagaattcatactggggagaaaccctatgaatgcagCGAATGTGGAAAAGCCCTCCGGCAGAGTTCCCTTCTTATTCAGCATCAAAGAATCCATAGTGGAGAGAAACCCTACAAATGCcctgaatgtggaaaagccttctgTGGGTGCACAGTTTCTCTTAAACATCAGAGACTTCATATTGGAGAAAAACTTGAATATGAGAAAGCTTTCAGTTCAGATTCAGAACTTAATGGACAGGAGAGAATtcacaaggaaaagaaatcttaTGAATATAATGAATGTGGAAAAACCTTCCTAGGCAGCTCAGATCTTATTAGATATCAAAcaattcacactggagaaaaaccttttgaatgcagtgaatgtggaaaGGCCTTCGGCAGGAACTCAGTCCTTATAGAACATCAGAGAATCCATACTGGTGAGAGGCCTTAtaaatgcagtgaatgtgggaaagcgtTTAGGGGGAGCTCTCAACTTATTCAGCATCAAAGAATTCACAGTGGaaagaaaccctatgaatgcaaTGAATGTTGCAAGACTTTTAATCAGAGCTCAGACCTTATTCGACATCACAGGATTCATAGTGGAGAAAAGCCCTATGAATGTAataaatgtggaaaagccttcagaTGGAGCTCAGACCTTGTTAGGCATCAGAaaattcacactggagagaaagtTCATGAATGTAATGAGTATGGAGAAACTTTCAGTCAGAGCTCAGGTCTTAGCATCAGAGACACCACACAGAATCCTAGGAAGACAGTAATGATaaaatgtctatatatatatatatatatatttgtttttaaatactgttGTGTCTACCTTTAGCCATCGTAACTATAATACTTGGAAAATTCTAAGCTTCTTAAGAGTGATTTTCATCTGATTCAGTTTAGAGTGTTCAGCCTCAGGCTGTGTGCAGATTTGTCCTTCCTAAACACTTTCCACAAAGACCTTGATGGGGTAAGCCTTTAATTACATTTTCACTCCTTACTTTATCATCAGAGGTTCCACACCACAGGGAAATCTTGCAAATGGAAGAACTTGCTTGTAAAGCACCTACATCATCACAAAATTGTGTCCTTGTGTGTCTTCTTCAGCAGCACCAGGAATCTAATAACTTTTCCCATCTTTTTATCCATAATATGAACTGTACCAAGGGAATATAAGATAGGTGTGATATCCTGAACTCTAGAATGAATGGCTCTTCCTGGGACAGAGTCTAATCCAAAAGTCTGAAAATGGTCCTGATGTTTTCTCATTAGAATAAATGTCAATAAATAGAGTAGATTAGAGAGTTTGAGCTTGTTCTTCCATTCCTAGTAAAATCAGATACAGAAGCAGCTAGTTTAATTAGGAAAAGGAAGTGACTAGTAAATCATAGGACAGTTACCTTCTTTCATATAAGGGTAGAAGTTGTGATGAAATCTCTTCTGTAGGATTTTAAAGTATAATGGCACTTTGGAATCTGACATACTGAAATCCAGGTTCTGTCACTTTTAATCTATGTAATcttaggcaatttttttttatgtttctgagccttggttttctcatatgtaaaatcaAGATAACAATACCTCCCTTGGGCTATCGTGAAGATTAAACGAGATAGTTTTG from the Delphinus delphis chromosome 19, mDelDel1.2, whole genome shotgun sequence genome contains:
- the LOC132414258 gene encoding zinc finger protein 892-like: MGTLRVARRRGPVVAVRAALGSWAQVSGSEGLAQPPGPQSVTVSSRGLPLAAPARSFEVLRAAHPAQRPYGMRPGRVRCQSTHKAVSARTECGRVKGTRSCWENPYECNQCGRAFRESSNLILHQRIHSGGKPYVCNECGKAFNQSSDLIIHHSIHSGEKPYECNDCGKAFSQSSHLVNHQRIHTGEKPYECSECGKALRQSSLLIQHQRIHSGEKPYKCPECGKAFGRNSVLIEHQRIHTGERPYKCSECGKAFRGSSQLIQHQRIHSGKKPYECNECCKTFNQSSDLIRHHRIHSGEKPYECNKCGKAFRWSSDLVRHQKIHTGEKVHECNEYGETFSQSSGLSIRDTTQNPRKTVMIKCLYIYIYIFVFKYCCVYL